The Fulvia fulva chromosome 1, complete sequence region GCGACAATGAAGATCGTCAGCAGAGCCGCCACTGAGCTCAAGACCGGAGAGGTGAGGGATATCAAGACGAGGAAAGAACCGCTGAAGGTGGCGTTTGAGAGGACTGAGATTGCCAGCATCCAGGAAGCCTCTCCAGAAGGTAGTTCGAACGGCTCAATGCCGGTGAAGTGTAAGATTGGTAAAGGTATCCAGAGGACGAGCAGTGTGAAAACTCCTATCATGCTGCCGAAGGCGTTTGCGAAAACCATGCCATTTTTAGGATCGCAATGCTCTGGTGGGCAAGCGACTTTCTTGTACAGCACCTCGTAGAAGCCGTACAAAACACTGCCGATACCTATGACCAAATTCCCCACAGCCCGATTGGAAGCCTCTTCATCAGATGGTGCGGAAGGCCCTCCAGCTCCTCCACCAGACTTGCTGCCGTGCTTCGCAGTCGCTTGATCGCCGTATGCCACCACAAGCACACCCAGTATGGCAACCCCGACCGCCACGACCTTGCTCAGCCGAAGCTTCTCTTTCAAAATCGGCACTGCGAAGGCATAGGCGAAGAATGCTGAGCAATTATAGATTGCCGTCAGATCGGAAGCTGTTGTGAGATCGACGGCAACATACCAACTGCCACCAGCCACTGTCAACGCGCAGGTCACGAACGCTGTCGTCCGGACAAAGTATGGGATGGGCGACTTCTTTTGCAGGTGACTGGGTACGTGTAGCGTTCGATGCTCGATCATCTGGGCTGTGTTCCGTAGTAGCGCAACATGCCGCCTCCAGAAAATATCCAGCGGCTGACTCCATTTCGAAAGGCGGAGGATCAACAGGGAGACTGGCCACAGCAGTGACCAAGAGCCATGAGTGAAGTACAGCATGCAGTATGGCTTGGTCCAGTGCAGATCATGTTGGATATACACAGCTGTTTCTGTTTGTACAGCAAAGCTCACCAAGCTCACCAGCAGGAAACATGCTGCATATGTATAGCGTGTCCTCGTATCGCTCTTGGGCTTTTTGATCGGCGGATCGCGCTCTCTAAATCTCGTTGATCTCCTCGATCCCATCCCCGGCCTCGGGGGGGACTCATACTCGGGAGGCTTGTCTCCTGAGAGTAAAGGTTGCGACTGATGCGAACATGGCTTGTGGAACGAAGACGGCCGCTCTGATCGCAGGTCAGAGGGCATGCTTGCTGGGTCGTGCCAAGCGGAGGATTCCCCTTCGTTGCTCCAATCGTCAAAGTCGCTGTCCTCGTCGTCTGCAATGCCTGTTTCGCTGGGAAATCGATCGGGATGAGGCAGGTTGTGGAGCGGGGTGGGCTGCCTGGACGTTTCTTTGCTCAAGTGCACCAAGTCAGACGAGTCGGGGTCGGGCGTGGACGTGTTATCGCGGGCGTGGAAGTGGTCAGGACACAGCAGAGACGACCCGGACAGCTCTATGGGTGATCCAGCGCCGGCAGGTTGGGGTTTAGGCATGCGGTGTGGTTGAAGCGCGCATGTGACTACATACAGTCTAAGTCTATGCTGGTCTACTAGGAAGAGAGGACGGAGGATTGCGTGCTCGCCCTTGCAGTTGCAGGTGATAGGGACAACGTGCTTGACTGATCGGGAGCGTGCTGTCCCCAAATTTAGGGCCCGTTCGATCGCTCAATCTCGTACCTCAATATCGTGTTGAATACACGACATTGAGGTGTGTTCGATAGCTTCCAATATCGTGTCTTATTATGGTGTCTGATATTGGCCAATATTGAGTTGCAATCTCTTTCTCGCTTGTGTGCCTTGATATAGTATAGCGTAGCCCATTCTCTTGAAATATGAGATTGAGGCCTCTCTGCCTCATTCTCACGACATTGACGCTAAAGATAGAGCAATCGCTGGATCAGGCTAAGGTGTTGTTGCTGCGGCGCCGTGTTGCCACTGCCGAGCCGCCAGCACACAATATCGGACCACAATATTGAGTCATCGAACACACCTCAGTATGGTGTGAAAATAGCGTCAACGACACATTGATATTGAGCACGCTAACGACGACGATATTGAGACACGATATTGAGACACGATATTGAGCTATCGAACGGGCCCTTAGCCGTCTCGTCTCGATGCACGCACGCTCCCTCCGTGAAGCACAGGCTTGCAGGGTTCACGAGGTGATCGGCATGCGTAGGCACATGGATGCACCTTCCACCGTCATCTCGCCAAGAGCGAGTTCCGATCGAGGATTGTTGTGCAAGATTGGGATGCTGCATACAGAAAATCTCTCCTGCCCCACGAAACACTTCCAGGAACCTCCAACGATTGCATCATAAGCCGATGCCGCTCAGAGAGGTAGGCTGTTACGGGGCGTGTTATCTGCTTCTTAGTTCCGCCTTTCTCTATCTCTCAAGACTATCTTACACGTACATGTCGAAACTCTTGTCCGAAAGATTGACCAGTATCGTACCACTTGCCACTCCAAGACACTTCACCGAGATGCCTCTTATTGCTGGCAGCGGCCAGCCCAGGGTCATTCTGGGAACGATGACCTTTGGCCCCGACGCCTCGGGTGGTGCGCGTGTGACAGATCTGGACACATACAAGAAGGTACTGGACCACTTTCAAAGCAAGGGCTACAACGAAATCGACACCGCCAGAGTCTACGTCAACGGCAAGCAGGAGGCATGGACTAGAGACGCAGCCTACAAAGAGCGTGGCCTGACTTGTGCTACGAAATGGTGGGCTATCGGCCTTGGCCTGGTGCTTCGAACTTGATCTGATGCGGTCTAGGTATCCGCACGAGGACCATGCCCACAGTGCCGAGAAGATTGAGGAGATTCTGAATCAGTCGCTCAAAGAACTTGATACTCAATGTGTGGACATTTTCTATCTGCACGCTCCAGACCGGACTCTGCCTTTCACGACTCCGTTGAAGAAATTGGACGAGCTTCACAAGCAAGGCAAATTCGTCCAACTGGGTCTCTCAAAGTAAGCGTGTCTCACGACATTAATGGAAGCAAACTAATACCAGTCAGCTTCACGGCAGCCGAGGTTGCTGAAGTCGTCACGCATTGCAAGTACAGCAACTGGGTTCGACCTACCATCTATCAAGGCATGTACAATGCCATCCAGCGCAGGTACGTTTGTATGATACGCCTGACGCTTCGTGAGACACGGCAAATGCATGTTTCACGATGACGTGCCGGGCACCAGCTCCTCAACGACTTTTGTAGGTACAGAATTGACGTGAAAGTAGTATCGAGCCTGAGCTCGTCGCCACATGTAGACGCTTCGGGATTGACATCGTTGTGTACAATCCCATCGCTGGGGGTATCTTTTCCGGCAAGTATAAGTCGAACGAGGTACCCAAGGAAGGTCGTTACAGCGACAGCATGTCCTACGGCAAGATGTACAGGGTGAGTGCGAAGACGAAATAGGTAAGAAGCAGCCCCAAAGTTCCTACGGCTAACTGTGGGTGCAGAAAAGATACTTCCAGGATGCGACTTTCGATGCATTGGCGATGATCGAACCAGTCGTGCAGAAGCACAACTTGAC contains the following coding sequences:
- a CDS encoding Aldo-keto reductase; the encoded protein is MSKLLSERLTSIVPLATPRHFTEMPLIAGSGQPRVILGTMTFGPDASGGARVTDLDTYKKVLDHFQSKGYNEIDTARVYVNGKQEAWTRDAAYKERGLTCATKWYPHEDHAHSAEKIEEILNQSLKELDTQCVDIFYLHAPDRTLPFTTPLKKLDELHKQGKFVQLGLSNFTAAEVAEVVTHCKYSNWVRPTIYQGMYNAIQRSIEPELVATCRRFGIDIVVYNPIAGGIFSGKYKSNEVPKEGRYSDSMSYGKMYRKRYFQDATFDALAMIEPVVQKHNLTLLETAFRWIIHHSALKIKDGNDGIIIGVSSQEQLESNLKDIEKGPLPEEVLNVLDEAWLVTKPTAAHYWHKELKYTYEDPGFTKKIEEDLAALSGVSRK